The Acidicapsa acidisoli genome window below encodes:
- a CDS encoding Gfo/Idh/MocA family protein: MTQKQIQVGIVGASAQKSWANLSHVPAINGLSGLRLAAVATRNEHSARKSAEAFGTNRWFSDPLAMINDDKIDVITISVNVPAHRELVLAALDAGKAVYCEAPLGRTVAEAEEMANAVGSLHTAIGLQGRLNPAVRRAAELLSSGKIGRPLNARIVSATTGFGPEIHSSHDLFNKTVSGANLLTITAGHTLDMIEAVLGPIIEVDALTETLWPAVKLTDTGGHSVRETPDHIDVLGKTRSGAVFTADISGGVTPEDARFTFEIRGSEGWLSLTGGHPYGFQAGDLKLASNIQFAPPERAAVSGGFTDAAINVAEVYAHLVCDLHSDTYTTPGFEHALHNARLIAAVRRAAERGERQKLLEQMESLDDPRVTT; the protein is encoded by the coding sequence ATGACTCAGAAACAGATTCAAGTCGGAATCGTAGGTGCAAGCGCACAAAAGAGCTGGGCGAACCTATCGCACGTTCCAGCGATCAACGGCCTTTCCGGCCTGAGGCTCGCAGCTGTGGCAACGCGCAACGAGCACAGTGCCCGAAAATCGGCTGAAGCCTTCGGTACTAACCGCTGGTTTTCCGATCCGCTCGCGATGATCAACGATGACAAGATTGATGTCATCACCATTTCCGTAAATGTTCCCGCACATCGCGAACTTGTTTTGGCGGCGCTGGATGCCGGCAAAGCGGTCTACTGCGAAGCGCCTCTCGGACGCACTGTCGCGGAGGCCGAAGAGATGGCCAACGCGGTCGGTTCACTTCATACCGCAATCGGATTGCAGGGCCGTTTAAATCCGGCCGTGCGGCGTGCGGCTGAATTACTTTCTTCCGGAAAGATTGGACGACCGCTCAACGCGAGAATTGTCTCAGCCACCACCGGCTTCGGCCCGGAGATCCATTCTTCCCATGATCTTTTCAATAAAACAGTCTCCGGCGCAAACCTGCTGACCATCACTGCGGGACATACCCTCGATATGATAGAGGCCGTCCTCGGACCAATCATCGAGGTTGACGCCCTGACCGAGACCCTATGGCCTGCCGTCAAACTGACGGACACCGGCGGTCATAGTGTGCGTGAAACTCCCGATCACATCGACGTCCTGGGTAAGACGCGTTCTGGCGCCGTATTCACGGCCGACATCAGTGGTGGGGTCACGCCGGAGGATGCTCGCTTCACCTTCGAAATCAGGGGATCGGAAGGGTGGCTAAGCTTGACCGGGGGGCATCCTTATGGTTTCCAGGCTGGTGACCTCAAGCTGGCGTCGAACATCCAATTCGCGCCGCCGGAAAGGGCCGCGGTCTCCGGTGGGTTCACGGATGCAGCGATCAACGTGGCAGAGGTCTACGCGCATCTTGTCTGCGATCTGCATTCGGATACCTACACCACGCCGGGGTTTGAACACGCACTTCACAACGCTCGTCTCATCGCAGCAGTAAGGCGCGCCGCCGAACGTGGCGAGCGGCAGAAATTACTTGAACAGATGGAGAGCCTCGACGACCCAAGAGTAACGACGTAA